DNA sequence from the Streptomyces sp. NBC_01497 genome:
GCGTACGGTCGTCGCCGGCCAGGAGGAACGCGAGCGCCGAGGACCGGCCTCAGCGAGAGCCCCGTACCCCGGCACGGAGGCGGTCGCCCGACGCCCCGCGCGCCACCCCGCCCGGCATCAGGCCGGGGGGACGGGCGGTCCGGCCGCCTCGCCGGGAAGGGGCCGTCGTCTCCTTCGCCGCCCGCCCACGGGTCCCGGCGGGCCGTCGGCATAGAATTCGACACCCGCACCGACCCGAGGAGTACTCGTGACCGACCCGGCGCCCACCGGCCCTCAGCAGGAGATCGCCCGGATCCTCCACGTGAGCGCGACCTTCGACGCGCAGGCGGAGATCGAGCGCCGAGTGGCCTTCCTCACGGGCCAGTTGACGTCCTCCGGACTGCGTTCGCTGGTGCTCGGGATCAGCGGCGGGGTCGATTCGACCACTGCGGGCCGGCTGTGCCAGCTGGCGGTGGAACGTGCGCGGAGCACCGGGCACGAGGCGACCTTCTACGCCATGCGGCTGCCGTACGGCGTCCAGGCCGATGAGCACGACGCCCAGCTCGCGCTCGGCTTCATCCGGGCCGACCGGGCCCTGACCGTGAACGTGAAGGCGGCGAGCGACGCCGCGCTGGAAGCCTGCCTGGCCGGTGACGTGGCGTTCCGCGACGAACGGCACCAGGATTTCGTGCACGGCAACATCAAGGCCAGGCAGCGCATGATCGCGCAGTACGCGGTCGCCGGGGCCCATGAGGGACTCGTCGTGGGGACCGATCACGCGGCCGAGGCGGTGTCCGGGTTCTTCACCAAGTTCGGGGACGGCGCGGCCGACGTGCTGCCGCTCTCGGGGCTGAACAAGCGCCGGGTGCGGGCCGTCGCGGAGGCCCTCGGGGCGCCTGCCTCGCTGATCTGGAAGACACCGACCGCCGACCTGGAAACCCTCGACGAGGGCAAGGCCGACGAGGACGCGCTCGGTGTGACGTACGACGAGATCGACGACTTCCTGGAGGGCAAGCCGGTGGGCGGGCCCGCCTACGAGTCGATCGTGCGCAGGTACCACAACACCGAGCACAAGAGGCAGCCGCCGGTCGCTCCGCCCCAGGTCTGAGGCGTCCGGGACGGGTCGCCGTCGTCACGGCCCGGCGCACCCTCGCTTCCGCAGGCTCCTGATCCGGCGAGGGCGGTGGGCCGGCGCGGGGCGGGGCGGGGCGGGGCGGGGCGGGGCGGGGAACGTACCCGTGCGGGCCTGCCGTCCCGCAGTGGCCGTCCGGCGTCGCCGGCCCGTGGACCGGACGTCCTCCGGAGTCCGTCCCGCCCGCCCCGGCCCCGAGCGGCGGGCGGAAGGACTCCAAGGGGCCTGTGTGCTGCGGGCCCGCACACGAGGGTGGATGCTGGGCAGTGCACCGAATCGGTTCCCGGCGCCCCGACGCCGGGAACCACGACGGTGCACGACACTGACGCGAGAGCCGACAACCGACAGCGGGCCCGCGTGTCGGTTGGCCGTATCGGCGTGGCCGCGCCGTTGCGCCATTGCGCCGTCACGATGTTGTGTTGTTGTGTTGTTGTGTGAATGTTCCGGAATCGTCGCCGTTTCGGCGGGCCGACGTCAGGAGACCATGGTGGATCCCGCCCCTCCTCTCCCCCGACAGCTGCCCCTCGCGCGTGCCGCCGACGAGTTCCTGCTCACCACCGTCCTGCTGTTCCTCGCGGTGACCGTCGTGCGCTGGCTGCGCGACCCGGGTTCGCCCCTGTTCATCGCCGACCTGCGCGTCGCGCTCGCGGTCATCGGCCTCATCAGCGGGGCCATCCTCACCGGACTGATCTTCACCCCGCCCGGCAGGCGCAGCGGAGGTCACATGAATCCGGCGGTGACGGTCGCCCTGTGGCTGGTGGACGCCTTCCCCGGTCGCAGTGTCCTGCCCTATGTCATCGCCCAGCTCGCCGGCTCCGTGGCGGGTACCGGCCTCGCCCGCCTGGTGTGGGGGCATGCGGTGACCCTTCCGACGGTCTCCCACGGCGCGATCGGACCAGCGCCCGACTGGCAGGCCGCATCCGTCTTCCTGGCCGAGGGGGGCAGCATGATGGCCCTGATCCTCATCGTCGGTTACTTCCTCGCCCATCCCCGTCTCGTCCGCCTCCTGCCGTACGTCATCGGGTTGTGCGTGGCGCTGGTGATCGCCCTGCTGGGTCGCTTCAGCGGCGGAGCGATCAACCCGGCCCGGTCCCTGGGTCCCGCCGCCCTCTCCGGGCAGGCGACCGATCTGTGGGTGTACCTGATCGTTCCTGTCCTGGGGGCGGTCATCGGTGCGGCGATCTACCACCTCTTCATCTGGCGGTTCAACGCGTGCCGGCCCCTGACGTACAAGCTGACGGGGGACGAGAGCCCGGACGGTGACGTCTGACGGCTCGCACCTGCGGCCTCGGCCTCGTCGTGCCGCCCTGACCACCGGCGCCGCGGCGGCCACCGGACGCCCCGCGCGGGCCCGGACCGGCCCGGTGACCGGCACCGTCCGGGATGTCCTCGGCACACCGTCCTGAACCGGCGATTGTGTCCGCATATTGCTAGTTTTGTTTCGATCGGGTGCACGATGATGCCCGGACCGGCCGGAAGAGGGATCTCCCATGCACGTCTTCGTCGCGGGTGCCACCGGAGCGGTCGGCCGACTGCTCGTTCCGTTGCTGCTGGAGACGGGTCACCAGGTCACCGGGATCTCCCGTACGCCCCGGGGCACCGAGCGTGTACGGCGGCAGGGCGCGTCGGCCTTCCAGGTCGACGTGTTCGACCGGGAGGCGCTGCGCGAGGCGGTGATGACGGCCGCGCCGGACGCGGTGATCCATCAGCTCACCGACCTGGCGGAGGCGGACGGAGAGGCGACGAACCGGCTGCGCCGGGAGGGAACGCGCAATCTGGTGGACGCGGCCGGCGCCGCGGGCGTCACCAGGATCGTCGTCCAATCGATGTCCTGGATGTACGTGCCCGGCGAGGGTCCTGCCGACGAGAGCGTGCCTCTCGACGTCGGGGCGGCCGAACCGCGCGGAGGGCTCGTGGAGGGGATCCGGGCGCTGGAGGAGACGGCGGCCGAGCTGGCGACGGCGGTCGTTCTGCGGTACGGCGTCCTGTACGGCCCCGGTACCTGGTACGCGCCGGGCGGCCCCGCAGCCGGGGCCCTGGCCGGCGATCCGTCGGCCCGCTTCCTCGGGAGCGTCGAGGCGGACCTCTCCGTGACCTCGTTCCTGCACGTCACCGACGCGGCGCACGCCGCCGTCGCCGCCCTCGACTGGCCGTCCGGTCCCGTGAACATCGTGGACGACGAGCCCGCACAGGGACGCGAGTGGGTCCCGGTTCTCGCCACCGCTCTGGGGCTGCCGGAGCCGCGGCCCACCTCAGGAAAAGCGAGCTGGGCTCGGGGCGCGGCCAACGGCCTGGCCCGCTCGCGGGGCTGGAACCCCGCATACCCCTCGTGGCGGACCGGATTCTCGGCGCAAGGCTCCTGAACCGAGAGTCGCGCGGCCGCCGCGCGGTCCGGGTGTTGTCACAGGGGGCGAGGCTCCCGCGCGACCGTCGCGAGGCGGCCTCAGCGCTCAGGGCGTCACCGCCGAGCACAGCACACCCCCGCCGGCCGGTTTCGACGTCAGTACGTCACCCCTGACCACCACCCCGGTCGGCTTCGCCGATGAGCGCGTCACCGCCGGTTCGTCGCCGACCGGTCACGCTGTTCCGAGCGCCGCCTCCAGGTGGGCGAGCGCCTCGGCCCCCTCGTCGGCGACGAAGACCAACTGGTCCAGGGGCACGGGCAGGAAGCCCTCCGCCTCCATCCGCCGCAGCTGCAGCGCCAGCCCGTCGTAGAACCCCGCCGTGTTCAGCAGTACCACCGGCTTGTCGTGCAGCCCGTGCTTCCGCAGCTCCAAGATGTCCGTCGCCTCGTCGAGTGTGCCGAGCCCGCCGACCATCACGACCACCGCGTCCGACCCCGCCACCAGCAGAGCCTTGCGTTCCGCGAGGTCCTTGGCGACCACCATCTCGTCCGCGTCGTCCCTGATCCAGGTGCGGAGGAACTCGACCGAGACGCCGACGAGGCGCCCGCCGCTCTCCCGTACGCCGTCGGCGACGACCTTCATCAGGCCGGTGTCGGATCCGCCCCACACCAGGGTGTGACCGCTCTTGCCGAGGAGCTCGGCGAACTCACGAGCCGGCCGGGTGTAGCGCTCGTCCAGGTCTGCGGCGGAGAGGAAAACGCATATCTTCATGGCAGAACTGTAGATCCCGTCCGAAGTGTGAGTCCCGTCGAACGCCACGGTGCAGGACGCTGCCACTCCCTCGGGCGGACCGGTGGGGTCCCGCGGGGCACGGAGTGCGCCGGCTCAGCCTCCGCACCCCCGGTCTGCGGAGTCAGGCGTTGTAGCCGCCGTGGGCGTCGAGCACCGCGCCCGTGACGTACGACGCGGCGGGACTCGCCAGGAAGGCGATCGCCGCGGCGATCTCGTCGGGGTGACCCATGCGCTGGAGGGACAGGGCGCCGAGCAGTGCCTTGAGGGTCTCGGCGTCCGGCGGTTCCATTCCGCTCTCCATCAGTCCGGCTTCCACGACATTGGCCGTGATGCCGCGGGGGCCGAGGTCCCGCGCGACGCCCATGGTGTACCTCTCGACCCCGGACTTGGTCGCCGAGTAGTCGGCCAGTCCCGGGAGACCGACGCGGGAGCCGAGTCCGGAACTTACCGTGATAATGCGGCCGTTCGGGCGCAGCACCCTGGAGGCGGCCCGGATGACGGCGATCACGCCGAGGTAGTTCGTGGCGTGCATCCGGTCCAGAGCGGCGGTGTCGACGTCCGGGTCGTCCACCGTGCGGCCCTGCTCCGGCGAGATGGCGGCGTTGTTGACGAGGATGTCCAGGCCGCCGAAGTACGCGACCACCTCGTCGATCAGGGCCGGGGCCCGGCCCATGTCGGCCTGGTCGGACTTGAAGGCGACAGCCTTGGCTCCGCGTGCGCGCACCTCCTCGACGACCGTGCCCGCCTGCTGGTCGGAGCTGACATACGTGAACGCGACATCGGCCCCCTGCTCGGCCAGCATCCGTACGGTCGCGGCCCCGAGCCCGCGGGATCCTCCGGTGACCAGGGCGACCTTGCCCGTGAGCGGTTTATTCACTGTTCTCCACCTCGCTGATCGATCCTTGCCGACAGTCGAAACCATAATGGTTACGACAGATAGATGCAACTATTATTGTTACGACAGGGAGGTCGTAACATGGAGCGTTACGGTCAACAGGAGAGGCTTCATGAGCGCCAACAGCAGGCTGACCATCGCCGCCCACGCGCTGGCCTGGATCGGCCTCTACCAGCGCCAGGGCCATGAGGTGGCCACGTCGGAACAGATCGGCTCCAGCGCCAACACCAACCCCGTGGTGATCCGGCGCCTGCTCGGCGAGCTGCGCGCCGCCGGACTCGTCGAGTCCCGGCGCGGCGTCGGCGCCGGCTGGTCCCTCTCGCGCGAGCTGAAGTCGATCACCCTGCTCGACGTGTACGAGGCCGTCGACCCCGACCCCCTGTTCGCGATGCACCGCGCCACCCCTGACCCCGGATGCGTGGTGGGTTACGGCATCCAGCCCGCGATGCGCGGCATCTACGACGGCATCGAGGAGACCCTGCGGCGCGAGCTCCGCGAGGTCACGCTGGAAGACGTGCTGCGCGAGGTCCTCGCGGCACCTCGTTAGCACCCCGGCACCCCGGCCGGGGAGTCCGCCCGGTGGGGCGGCGGAGCGGGGACGAGGCGAAAATCGCCACGTCACGATGGCCCCTGCCACTACCGTGACCTGGTGACGACTCAGGTGATCGTGTTGAACGGCGGATCGAGCGCGGGGAAATCAGGGATCGTCCGATGCCTGCAGGCCGTGCTGCCGCATCCGTGGCTCGCCGCCGCGATCGACTCACTGGTCGAGGCGATGCCCGCTTCCCTGCGGGAGTCGGACACGGGAATCGCGTTCACCGCGGACGGCGGTGTGAACGTCGGATCGGCGTTCCGCGAGCTCGAAGCGGCCTGGCGGGAGGGGGTCGCCGCGACGGCCCGCGCGGGCGCCCGCGTCATCGTCGATGACGTCTTCCTCGGCGGATCGACGTCCCAGGAGCGGTGGCAGAAGGCCCTGGCCGGGCTGGACGTGCTGTGGGTCGGCGTGCGGTGCGAGAGCGCGGTGGCCGCGAACCGCGAGATCGCCCGCGGGGACCGGGCACGGGGAATGGCCGCCTCACAGGCGGAGACCGTCCACCGGGGCGTGGCCTACGACCTGGAGGTGGACACCACGCACACGGAGTCCCTGGACTGTGCGCGCTCCATCGCCGCCCGTCTCGGATGATCCGGCGTTCCTGGGGGAACCGGCACCACCCGGGAGCGACGGAGCCGGCCGTGGCCGCCCGCTGAATGCCGTGCCTGGTCCCGGGCGCGCACCGGGACGCGGCCCGCTCAGGACATCGCGGGCCCGCCCTCACGGAACGGTCGCGTCGCCGGTGCGGCGAGGCGCCGTCCCGCGAGAGGCGGGCATCCCGTGGAGCGCGGGTGTTACCGGCCGGTCGTTTCGAGGAAGACCGGGTTGGTGAGAGCGGCCATCGGGCCGAACAGCAGTGCGTCACCCATGGTGTTGCCCTGGCCCGGCGATCCGTCGGCCATCGGGTGGCGTACCTCGGCGCGGACATACGCGGCGAGCGAGGCGGTCGTACGCCACACAACGGTGCCGTCACCCTCCGCGCTCACCGACTCCTGGTGCATCTGGCCCTCGTCGGTGATGAACCGGACCGTACCGTGGGGCACTCCCTGGACGTCCAGGCGGATGTCCACCGGCGCGTCGGCGGGCACGCTCAGTTTCTCGCCGATGCCCGCCTGCTTGCCGTGCCCGCTGGCGGTGAAGGTCAGCTTCACGGCCGCGGACTCGGCGATCCAGTTCCGGCCCGCGCGGATCCCGTCCATGATCGCGTCGGTGCTCAGGTCGTCGGCCTGGACGACGTTGTGCGGCAGCCCGATGACCTGCGGATCGCTGTGGGCGTCGCTGTTGCCCATCGCGGGCAGCCAGCGGCCGCCGCTGCGGACCGCCTCACCCAGCTTCAGGTCCCAGGTGCTGATGGCGTGTTCGTCGTCGTACGTCCACGGGCCCGTCCACACCTCGGTCGCGTCGGCGTCGTCGAAGCCGAACTTCCACTGGCTGGCCACGTAGGCGCAGTACATGTGCGCGGGTACCGCGAGGCCGCCGCCCTTGCGGACCTGGCGCGAGAAGCGCGAGAAGGCGTCGTCGCGGGAACGGTAGCGCCAGTCGATCCACTCGCCGGGAGGCAGGCCGAGGGCCAGCCAGTGCCCGTTGCGGGTGGTGACCTCCTCACCCGTGATGATCAGCAGGTCGGAACCGGCGTAGTCACCCCACACCGCGTGCGAGGACGAGGTGTTGTGATCGGTGGAGACCATGAAGTCGAGTCCGGCGGCGCGCGCCCCGGTCGCCACGTCGACGGGCAGGTGCTTGCCGTCGGAGTGCACCGTGTGCAGGTGGCAGTCGCCGCGGTACCAGTCGCGGCCGCGCCCCTTGGCCCGCTGCGGCGGATAGTGCTTGGCGGCGGCGGGACCCGTCTCGCCGTAGGTGAGGGTGACCTGGACCTGGTAGTTCAGGCCCTGCGGCGCCACCTGGTAGGGGCCGAGCACGATGTGCCAGGTCCCGGCGCTGACCGGCCCCGGCAGATAGCCCGGTGTGGCCTCGCTGTTGCTGATCTCGAACGAGGTGCGGAAACCGCCGGACCAGCCGCGGAAGCCCTTGCCGCCGAGAGCGGTCCCGCGTTCGTCGAAGACGCCGATGTCGCACGAGTTGCCCGGGGTGCCCGTGGGGACGCCCGGCTTGTCGTACGAGTACGAGACGGCGATCTTCTGCACGCCGCGGGGCACCTCGACCGGGAGGTAGACGAAGTCGGCGACCCCGGTGGGCAGCAGTCCCGTGATGACGCGGGTCACCTCTCCGCTCTTCGGAGGTGCGCCCTTGGACGGGCCGTCAGCGGCCTGGGCGAAGGAGACCGGGGTGAGCGTGAGGGCGGCGGCGCCGGCGACCCCCGCGGTCAGGAGACGGCGACGCCCCCACGCGGAACCCGGTTCGTCCGCGCCTTTGGCCTCGGGCTCCAGGGGGTTCGCATGGTGTTCGCAGTGTCCGTCAAGGCACATGGGTCCTCAGCAAGGTGAGTGGTGGATTCACATGGATCGTTCGGACTCTCACCTTTCCCCGTGAACGGCGGGTGAGGACCACATGTCCTCTTTGGCAATTGCCCATGGCATGCTCGGGCGCACGCTCCGTCAGAACGGATCGGGCGGGCGTCGGCGCGACGCCGTCGACGAGGCGGTGCCGGCCGCGGCGGCGTGTCCCGGCGTCGCGGAGCCGACAGGCCGTCCACGCGCCCGAAGGGGTGGCGGCCCCTCACCGGACGGCGCGGAACGGCCCATCTGGTGCGACGAGAACGGCTGGACGTCACCGGCCCCCGGAAGACCCGTACGTGCACCGCACCGCCCGGGACCCGGGTCAACCAGCCAGCAGCACCCCGGGAACCGCGAGAAGACCGACCGCCGCCAGGCCGAGGGTGAGTGCGGCGGCGAGGACCCCGAGGACGGCGAAGCCCACCATGTCGCCGTGGCTCACGGGCTTCTCGTCGGAGTGGCCCGGCCGGTACCACAGCGTCCGGACGGTATGGGCCCGCGCGAAGCGGAACGACGGCGACACCTCGCACTGGCGCCTGAAGCCGTCCAGGTCAGTGAACTCGTAGACGTAGAGCGGCCAGAGACCGTTCTTCGTCTCCCGGGTCCTACGGGCCACCAGAGCGGCCTCCACCTTCACACCGCCGACGAACTGGTCCCGCAGGATCTCGAAGCACCCGCTCGCGCCGATGCCCGCCAGGGGCACGAGCAACCAGAAGGGCAGACCGGCCCAGGTGGCGATCGCCGCGACGGTCCGGCCCTGCGTCAGCAGGATCAGCGAATCGATCACGAAGAGCACCGCCATGCCCCGACGGACCCACTGCAGGGGGGTGCGCGGCGCGTGCCGCGCGAGTTCTTCCTCTTCCTCCGCCAGTCGCGTCACCGACGGGGGCCGGGCCCCCTGCGGTGGCTGGTGCCGTTCCACCAGCTCGCGCAGCGACCGGCTGAACACCTCACTCTGCCGGACCGAGCACCGCAGTTCGTAGGCTGCCGGAGCGCCCGGTCCGGGCGACCGCACGACCACCCGCACCAGGGGTCGCCGGCCCCGGCTGTTCTCCCGCGACACCGCGCCGATCGCGGAGTAGGGGATACGGGTGACCTTGCGCCCCTGCTGCCAGCGCAGCCCCTGCGGTGTGAACTTCGCTGTCGCCCCACCGCCCCGCACCACCAGCGACGGTACGGTGACACTCGGCTGTTCGTACGACACATGGATCCCCTCGCCGTCGCGGGGCCCCACCCTTTTCGCCCCCGCGTGAACTGACTGACGATCACCGGACCCCGAAGGTTGTACGGAACGGGTGCGTCGCGTGGGGCCCCGTGCCGGCTGTGGGTACCTCTCACACCGTGGGCACGCCTCACTTGTGCGCGCGCAGGAACGCGGGGATGTCACGGCGGGTCGGGTAGTTCGGCAGGGGCGCCGGCTGGTCCTGGAGGAAGGCCATGATGGTGGCGGCGGCCCGTCGGTCGTTGTCGTCGAGGCCGTTCCACATATGGTGTCCGACTCCGGGCATGTACTGGGTGCGCCGGATTGCGGGGTCGTCGGCGAGTACGGCGGTCTCCCACTGCCGGACCTGGGAGGAGCACGCGGCGATCATCAGCATCGCGGGTGTACGGGAACGCCTCAACAGCGGGGCTATGGAGGGCGAGTCCTTGATGCTCTGCTGGACCCGGAGGCTGGCGGCTGCGCTGAAGGAGAAGTTCCGCGCGGTGTCCTCGGCGGGAATACGGTGCGCGTCCCCCGCGCAGTAACCGGACGCGGTGTCGCTGCCGAGATCGGCGGCCGTGAAGGCGTTGTCTCCCTCCGCCTGCCCGATCAGAGCGCTGTCGGGGCTCAGGAGACCGAGCCGCATGAGGCCGAACGCGACGGCGTAGCGGGGCGCCCGCGGGCGGCAGGGCCGTGACCGACCCCGACGCGTGCATTTCCGGCCGGGGTTCGCGCGTCACCACCCGGCGGGCGGTCCTGCCGGCGGCAGTTCGGCCGCCGGGCATAGGGACCGCACCGCCGTCCGTGCGTCCGGGATCGGGATCGGGATCGGGCGGGAGCCAGCGTCCGCCGGCCGCATCCGCCAGCCGTACACCGACTGCCGCGAGCCGCGCCGCGTCAGCCGACGCGGTCGCCGCCCTGGCTCTCTTCGGGTATCCGCTCCTGGTGGAACGCGAAGTACCGGGCGACCTCCGGCGCGAGGGGTGGCACCTGAGTGCGGACGCCCCCCGCGCGCAGCGAGGCGGTGGCGGCGACGCCCACGGCCACCGCCTCCCGGGCCGCGACGGGAGAGGTGCGGGTCGCACCGCCCCCCGCCGCGAACCGCAGGAACTCCCCCACCAGTTCCTCGTCGGCCCCGCCGTGCGGACGGTCCCCGCCGGTGACGGTCTCGGTGTGATCTGCGTCGGACCGGTAGCCGGAGCGGCGCTGGTTCCACAACTTGAGGGTCGGGCGCTCGTCCTCCAGACCGTCGCCGAAGTTCTCCAGGCGCCCCTCGTCGCCGATGACGGTGTAGTTGCGCCAGTAGTCCGGGGTGAAGTGGCATTGCTGGTAACTGGCCAGCACACCGTTGTCGAGGCGGCTGAGCATCATGCTGATGTCCTCCACGTCGACGACCGGGTTCAGGCCGGTCAAGGACGCCGGCGGCCAGATGTCCGGGTCGAACCAGTCGGGCATCCGCGCCGGATCCTCGGCGTCGCGGTCCCCGGCCGGGCGCCGGGGGTTCGCGCCGTACACCGCCAGATCACCCAGGGCGACGACCTGGCGCGAACTGCCGCCCGCCAGCCAGTGGATGACGTCGAGGTCGTGAGCGCCCTTCTGCAGCAACAGGCCGGTGGTGCGGGCCCGTTCGGCGTGCCAGTCCTTGAAGTAGTAGTCGCCGCCGTGCCCGACGAAGTGCCGGCACCACACCGAACGGACACGCCCGATCCGGCCCGCGTCGATCATCTCCCGCATCCGCCGCAGCACCGGCAGGTGGCGCAGGTTGTGGCCGACGTACAGTCGCGTGCCGGATGCGAACGCGGCGCCCAGCAGCCGGTCGCAGTCCTCGACGGTGATGGCCAGGGGCTTCTCCACGAAGACCGGTACGCCCGCGGACAGGAAGAAGAGGGCGGGCTCGACGTGCCGGTCGTCCGGGGTGAGGACGAAGACCGCGTCGAGGCCGTCGGCGGCCATGCCGGTGTGATCCCTGTGGACGGCGATGTCGGTGCCGAAGAGGCGGACGGCGTCCGCCCGGCCGCGCGGGGAGGGGTCGGCGCAGGAGACGACCCGCGCGACACCGGGCCTGTTCGCCTCGGTCGCCAGGGTGGCCCGCTGGCCGATTCCTACGACGCCGACGCGCAGTTCAGTCATCGGTGCTCCGCCTTTCGCAGAGGGTGGGGGCCACGCGGTTCAGTGGCCGAGTGTGGCGCGCAGGGAGGGCTGGAGCAGTTCGCCGTGTGCGCGCACCATGTCGTCGCACAGGTCCCAGATCGCCTCGACCGTCAGCGTCGCCGCCGTGGCCGGGTCGACCATGGCGGCGTGCCGGATGTGCCGGGGGTCGTCCTCGACGGCGGCCCGTACGACAAGGTCGTTCATGCTCAGGTAGGTACGGTTGAGCGCCGCGCACTGCGGCGGCAGGGCGCCGACGCGGGTGGGCTGGACACCCAGGGAGTCGACGAGGCACGGCACTTCGACGGTGCCCTCGGAGGGCAGGTTGTCGATCAGGCCCCGGTTGGGCACGTTGCCGTACACGGTGCGCGGTGTGCCGGTGGTCATGCTGTGGATGATCTGCGGGGCGTACTCCATGGTGGACTCGACCGCGAGCGGTTCCCCGGCGGCGAGCGCGCGGCGCGTCTCCTCGTACGCGGCCACGTTCTCGTCGACGATGCCGAGGTAGTCCCCCACGGGCAGGCGCAGCCGCTCGATCTCGCTGTCGTGGTGCAGGTACCACGGCACGTACTCGCTGGAGTGCTCGCTGGTCTCGGTCGGGTAGTACCCGAGGCGCCGGTACATGTCGACGCGTACCCTGCGGCGCAGTTCGGCGTCCTCGGCGACGAGCGCGTCGAGCCTCGGGTACAGGTCGGTGCCCTGGTGCTCGAAACGCAGGACCCAGGCCTGGTGGTTGACCCCCGCCGCGTGGTAGTCGACCTCCTCGAACGGCACCCCCACCAGCTCGGCCAGGTCGTGCATGGTCCAGTACACCGAGTGGCACAGTCCCACCACCTTCGTCAGTCCGGTGGCCCGGGCGAGGTACTGGACGTTCATCGCCATGGGATTGGTGTAGTTGAGCAGCCAGGCGTCCGGGCACACCGCGGTGATGTCGTCCCCGAGGCCCTTCAGCAGCGGGAAGGTGCGCAGCGCGCGGAAGATGCCGCCGATGCCGATGGTGTCTCCGATGGTCTGGCGCACACCGTGGCGAGCCGGGACGTCGAAGTCGGTCCGCGTCGACTCGCGCATGCCGACCTGGACGATGTTGATGACGAAGTCGGCGCCCTCCAGGGCCTCCCGGCGCTCGGCGTGCGCGGTGATGCGCGGCGACGCCTCCCGTTCCCCGGCGATGTAGCGCGCGGCACCGAGCGCGGTGGCCAGTCGCTCGGCGTCGATGTCGTGCAGGGCGATGTGCACGTCCTTGAGCTCGGGGAAGGCGAAGAGGTCGGCCAGGAGCCCCTGGGTGAAGACGACGCTGCCTGCGCCGATGAACACGATCTTCTTGGCGGTCATGACTCGTTCTCTCGGTTGTGGGTGAGGGCTGCGGGCGCCCGGGTCGTGCGATCGGTGTCTCCGGCCGGCCGGGCGGGGCGGGGAGCGCCGCGCTCAGCCCTTGAGGCCACTGGAGGTGATGGACTGGATGAAGGACTTCTGCGCGCCGAGGAAGGCCAGCATGACGGGCAGTACGGTGATGACATTGCCCGCCATGACGGCGGCCCACTGGGTGTGGTGCTGCCCCTGGAACGTCGTCAGCCCGAGTTGCAGTGTGTACTGCGTGTCGTGGTTGATGGCGATCAGCGGCCAGGTCAGGTCGTTCCAGGTGGTGAGGAAGGTGAGGACCGCGACCGTGCTGAGGGCGGGTTTCGACAGGGGCACGACG
Encoded proteins:
- a CDS encoding MIP/aquaporin family protein, translated to MVDPAPPLPRQLPLARAADEFLLTTVLLFLAVTVVRWLRDPGSPLFIADLRVALAVIGLISGAILTGLIFTPPGRRSGGHMNPAVTVALWLVDAFPGRSVLPYVIAQLAGSVAGTGLARLVWGHAVTLPTVSHGAIGPAPDWQAASVFLAEGGSMMALILIVGYFLAHPRLVRLLPYVIGLCVALVIALLGRFSGGAINPARSLGPAALSGQATDLWVYLIVPVLGAVIGAAIYHLFIWRFNACRPLTYKLTGDESPDGDV
- the nadE gene encoding ammonia-dependent NAD(+) synthetase gives rise to the protein MTDPAPTGPQQEIARILHVSATFDAQAEIERRVAFLTGQLTSSGLRSLVLGISGGVDSTTAGRLCQLAVERARSTGHEATFYAMRLPYGVQADEHDAQLALGFIRADRALTVNVKAASDAALEACLAGDVAFRDERHQDFVHGNIKARQRMIAQYAVAGAHEGLVVGTDHAAEAVSGFFTKFGDGAADVLPLSGLNKRRVRAVAEALGAPASLIWKTPTADLETLDEGKADEDALGVTYDEIDDFLEGKPVGGPAYESIVRRYHNTEHKRQPPVAPPQV
- a CDS encoding CehA/McbA family metallohydrolase; the protein is MCLDGHCEHHANPLEPEAKGADEPGSAWGRRRLLTAGVAGAAALTLTPVSFAQAADGPSKGAPPKSGEVTRVITGLLPTGVADFVYLPVEVPRGVQKIAVSYSYDKPGVPTGTPGNSCDIGVFDERGTALGGKGFRGWSGGFRTSFEISNSEATPGYLPGPVSAGTWHIVLGPYQVAPQGLNYQVQVTLTYGETGPAAAKHYPPQRAKGRGRDWYRGDCHLHTVHSDGKHLPVDVATGARAAGLDFMVSTDHNTSSSHAVWGDYAGSDLLIITGEEVTTRNGHWLALGLPPGEWIDWRYRSRDDAFSRFSRQVRKGGGLAVPAHMYCAYVASQWKFGFDDADATEVWTGPWTYDDEHAISTWDLKLGEAVRSGGRWLPAMGNSDAHSDPQVIGLPHNVVQADDLSTDAIMDGIRAGRNWIAESAAVKLTFTASGHGKQAGIGEKLSVPADAPVDIRLDVQGVPHGTVRFITDEGQMHQESVSAEGDGTVVWRTTASLAAYVRAEVRHPMADGSPGQGNTMGDALLFGPMAALTNPVFLETTGR
- a CDS encoding Rrf2 family transcriptional regulator → MSANSRLTIAAHALAWIGLYQRQGHEVATSEQIGSSANTNPVVIRRLLGELRAAGLVESRRGVGAGWSLSRELKSITLLDVYEAVDPDPLFAMHRATPDPGCVVGYGIQPAMRGIYDGIEETLRRELREVTLEDVLREVLAAPR
- a CDS encoding SDR family NAD(P)-dependent oxidoreductase, which produces MNKPLTGKVALVTGGSRGLGAATVRMLAEQGADVAFTYVSSDQQAGTVVEEVRARGAKAVAFKSDQADMGRAPALIDEVVAYFGGLDILVNNAAISPEQGRTVDDPDVDTAALDRMHATNYLGVIAVIRAASRVLRPNGRIITVSSGLGSRVGLPGLADYSATKSGVERYTMGVARDLGPRGITANVVEAGLMESGMEPPDAETLKALLGALSLQRMGHPDEIAAAIAFLASPAASYVTGAVLDAHGGYNA
- a CDS encoding NAD-dependent epimerase/dehydratase family protein; the encoded protein is MHVFVAGATGAVGRLLVPLLLETGHQVTGISRTPRGTERVRRQGASAFQVDVFDREALREAVMTAAPDAVIHQLTDLAEADGEATNRLRREGTRNLVDAAGAAGVTRIVVQSMSWMYVPGEGPADESVPLDVGAAEPRGGLVEGIRALEETAAELATAVVLRYGVLYGPGTWYAPGGPAAGALAGDPSARFLGSVEADLSVTSFLHVTDAAHAAVAALDWPSGPVNIVDDEPAQGREWVPVLATALGLPEPRPTSGKASWARGAANGLARSRGWNPAYPSWRTGFSAQGS
- a CDS encoding TIGR00730 family Rossman fold protein, encoding MKICVFLSAADLDERYTRPAREFAELLGKSGHTLVWGGSDTGLMKVVADGVRESGGRLVGVSVEFLRTWIRDDADEMVVAKDLAERKALLVAGSDAVVVMVGGLGTLDEATDILELRKHGLHDKPVVLLNTAGFYDGLALQLRRMEAEGFLPVPLDQLVFVADEGAEALAHLEAALGTA
- the cpt gene encoding chloramphenicol phosphotransferase CPT gives rise to the protein MTTQVIVLNGGSSAGKSGIVRCLQAVLPHPWLAAAIDSLVEAMPASLRESDTGIAFTADGGVNVGSAFRELEAAWREGVAATARAGARVIVDDVFLGGSTSQERWQKALAGLDVLWVGVRCESAVAANREIARGDRARGMAASQAETVHRGVAYDLEVDTTHTESLDCARSIAARLG